The nucleotide sequence TGGTGCTAACTCACTAAAAATCACCATGTCTACCCAGGGAAAACGCTGACAAGTCAAGCGGGTTTCCGCTTCAAGCCGACTCAGGTTATCGCTCTGTCCCAGTGCAAGCTGCAGACCCGCAATCGCAAAATAACTCATTTCATCAACTCCCCGATTGGAAAGTGGCAGGCCACCCTGTGTTGACTCTGTTCATGTTCGTCATCGCCAGGCTCATCGTTTCTGGCGTCAATCACCGGCTGTTTCTGCTGACACAACTCATTCCCGTTGGGACAGCGCGTATGAAAAAGACAACCAGCCGGTTTATTCATCGGACTGGGGATTTCCCCTTGCAGCGGCTGCAGACTATCCCGTTTGGCTGGATCCAGCGAAGGAATCGAATCCAGCAACGCACGGGTGTAATGATGTTTTGGCTGACCAAAGACCTGCCCGACGGGTCCGGATTCAATCATCTGACCGAGATACATCACCAGCACATGATCGGCGATTCGCTCCACCAGCCCCAGGTTATGCGTAATGAATAAGTAACTCAGGTTGCGCTGCAAACGCAGCCGATTCAGTAAATTCACCACAGTCGCCTGGACTGACACATCCAGTGCAGCGGTCGGTTCATCCAGAACCAGCAGGTCGGGATCAAGGATCAGTGCCCTTGCGATGCCAACACGTTGCCGCTGACCACCCGACAGTTCGTGCGGCATCCGGAGTAACATCAGCGCATCCAATCCGACATCGGCCATGACAGCCAGTACCCGTTCCCGACGTTCTGCCTTACTCAGCCGGAAGTGAGTTTTAAGGGGTTCTTCGATTAATTGAAAGACATTGAGTCTGGGATTCAGCGAAGAATACGGGTTCTGAAACACGATACTGAAACGCTGCCGAAGTGATTTCATCGATTTTCGATCCACCTTGGCCAGATCCATACCGTCGAAAATCACTGTTCCCTGATCCGGTTCAATCAAGTGCAACACACTCATGGCCACCGAGCTTTTACCACACCCCGATTCCCCCACTAAAGCCACACACTGACCGCGGTGGATATCAAAATTAACTTCAGAAAAGGCCTGCAGCGGCTGTTTACCGACCCAATACTGCTTGCCCAATCCGCGAACGGACAACAAAGGTGCCGTCACACCCATTCCTTCTGATTCATGAACCAATGCCTGACTGTTAACCATTAGCGACCTCCCTGTTGAAGCTGGCTAGCACGCCTTCGGCCTGAAAACATCTGACTTGTCGTTGCCCTATCGTGGACATGTTCACCGCCTGCTCATAACACTGCGAAACACAGTGCTGACAACGGCTGACAAACGCGCAGCCTGAAAGCGGCTGACGCAGATCCGGCACGCTGCCTTTAATCGCAAACAGGGGCGCGTTGCCATGCCCGATTTCCGGTACAGATTGCAGCAGCCCTTGTGTGTAGGGATGCAAAGGCT is from Photobacterium sp. TLY01 and encodes:
- a CDS encoding ABC transporter ATP-binding protein — translated: MVNSQALVHESEGMGVTAPLLSVRGLGKQYWVGKQPLQAFSEVNFDIHRGQCVALVGESGCGKSSVAMSVLHLIEPDQGTVIFDGMDLAKVDRKSMKSLRQRFSIVFQNPYSSLNPRLNVFQLIEEPLKTHFRLSKAERRERVLAVMADVGLDALMLLRMPHELSGGQRQRVGIARALILDPDLLVLDEPTAALDVSVQATVVNLLNRLRLQRNLSYLFITHNLGLVERIADHVLVMYLGQMIESGPVGQVFGQPKHHYTRALLDSIPSLDPAKRDSLQPLQGEIPSPMNKPAGCLFHTRCPNGNELCQQKQPVIDARNDEPGDDEHEQSQHRVACHFPIGELMK